A single region of the Streptomyces sp. NBC_01262 genome encodes:
- a CDS encoding AAA family ATPase has protein sequence MNAPAGPAKPPAVKLKTRKPTGIVPWPLLLIEGEEGAGKSYAAAEFSSSARIGQMYWIDLDEGSADEYAAIEGADYEVIDHDGTYRDILEQVEAVHAEARRAAAAGEPPVVLTIDSGSALWRMLTNWTYERGRRTKKNRALLQEDPDAAYDIGRNLWNDATERWNRIIYLLRTLPGIAIVLARGKQVSATDDNGQPIQNKSEWKVSAQKDLGFDSSCWVRMKRNADPQVIKVRSLRMRVDQRKPLTLRDFTIEDLVFNRLGCSVQSQPRIMPALVGDLVQPWLARIAGLTDRKQLEALWRAVPDPVNRLSHDEILTVRAAAEQRAAELDSPRREMGDGPLSDADKLRAAAQRKAAEQDADAEQ, from the coding sequence GTGAACGCACCAGCGGGCCCGGCAAAGCCGCCCGCAGTAAAGCTCAAAACCCGCAAGCCGACGGGGATCGTCCCATGGCCTCTCCTGCTCATTGAGGGCGAGGAGGGCGCCGGCAAGAGCTATGCAGCCGCCGAGTTCTCCAGTAGTGCCCGCATCGGGCAGATGTACTGGATCGACCTCGACGAGGGGTCGGCCGACGAGTACGCGGCCATCGAGGGTGCCGACTACGAGGTCATTGACCACGACGGAACGTACCGAGACATCCTCGAACAGGTGGAAGCCGTGCACGCCGAGGCCCGGCGCGCGGCAGCAGCGGGGGAACCTCCGGTCGTCCTGACCATCGACTCGGGGTCGGCCCTGTGGCGGATGCTCACCAACTGGACTTACGAGCGGGGCCGCCGAACAAAGAAGAACCGGGCGCTGCTCCAGGAGGACCCGGACGCGGCGTACGACATCGGCCGGAACCTGTGGAACGACGCCACGGAGCGGTGGAACAGGATCATCTACCTGTTGCGCACGCTGCCTGGAATCGCCATCGTGCTGGCCCGCGGTAAGCAGGTCAGCGCGACGGACGACAACGGCCAGCCGATCCAGAACAAGAGCGAGTGGAAGGTGTCGGCCCAGAAAGACCTGGGCTTCGATTCGTCGTGCTGGGTGCGCATGAAGCGCAACGCTGACCCGCAGGTCATCAAAGTCCGGTCACTGCGGATGCGTGTCGATCAGCGGAAGCCGCTGACGCTTCGGGATTTCACCATCGAGGACCTGGTCTTCAACAGGCTGGGCTGCTCCGTCCAGTCCCAGCCGCGCATCATGCCCGCGCTCGTCGGCGACCTCGTACAGCCCTGGCTCGCCCGCATCGCCGGGCTCACGGACAGGAAGCAACTTGAGGCGCTGTGGCGTGCCGTCCCGGATCCGGTGAACCGCCTCAGCCACGACGAGATCCTCACCGTCCGGGCCGCCGCCGAACAGAGAGCCGCCGAACTCGACAGTCCGAGACGGGAGATGGGGGACGGCCCGCTGTCCGACGCCGACAAGCTCCGTGCCGCAGCCCAGCGCAAGGCCGCCGAGCAGGACGCGGACGCCGAGCAGTGA
- a CDS encoding PD-(D/E)XK nuclease family protein: MSVATVDGVAPSIWDAAHDVDARRPRSRQTQLGASDTVCGRRAAYILHGVTPTDHPDKRAAILGTFIHYGLLESARTEYGWLVERSVQDDLIRGHVDVVQLDAATAARLPARHRPAIPADVLTVEDVKTKSTYLWDRVLRYGATAAELRQVHLYAGALSEAGFEDIPGQRYLSRLGPLDIGRLRFRFINRDSGAEHVQEIAFDPQRAAEAQWWVERVRETGSPEEMPRDFNGPGLDAICGYCPFRSLCWPGTAPGVPEQTALIRNDADREQALIDYVNGHELSSEGERTKKFARKKLDRSPEGIYGPNRLSWRGGNDEEKDDVEAMVDLHEIAGIPVPMTPDVNRMVKNLKDAGLAIPRRKTGKKTPAVINIAPA, from the coding sequence ATGTCCGTAGCCACCGTTGACGGTGTCGCACCCTCCATCTGGGATGCCGCACACGACGTGGACGCCCGCCGCCCCCGTTCCCGTCAGACCCAGCTCGGCGCGTCCGACACCGTGTGCGGCCGACGCGCCGCCTACATCCTGCACGGCGTCACACCGACCGATCACCCCGACAAGCGAGCCGCGATCCTCGGCACGTTCATCCACTACGGGCTGCTGGAGTCGGCGCGCACGGAGTACGGATGGCTGGTGGAGCGCAGCGTCCAGGACGACCTGATCCGGGGGCACGTCGATGTCGTACAACTCGACGCGGCCACCGCCGCTCGCCTGCCCGCTCGACACAGACCGGCGATACCCGCCGATGTGCTCACCGTGGAGGACGTGAAGACCAAGTCCACGTATCTGTGGGACCGCGTCCTTCGCTACGGTGCCACAGCCGCCGAGCTGCGACAGGTCCACCTGTACGCGGGCGCGCTGTCGGAGGCCGGGTTCGAGGACATTCCCGGCCAGCGATACCTGTCCCGCCTGGGGCCGCTGGACATCGGCCGCCTCCGCTTCCGCTTCATCAACCGCGACAGCGGCGCGGAGCACGTTCAGGAGATCGCCTTCGACCCCCAGCGCGCGGCAGAGGCCCAGTGGTGGGTGGAGCGTGTGCGCGAGACTGGCAGCCCCGAGGAGATGCCCCGCGACTTCAACGGCCCAGGTCTGGACGCCATCTGCGGCTACTGCCCGTTCCGCTCCCTGTGCTGGCCCGGGACAGCTCCGGGCGTGCCCGAGCAGACGGCGCTCATCCGCAACGACGCCGACCGCGAACAGGCGCTGATCGACTACGTGAATGGACACGAGCTCTCCAGCGAGGGCGAAAGGACCAAGAAGTTCGCGCGCAAGAAGCTCGACCGGTCCCCGGAGGGGATCTACGGCCCCAACAGGCTGTCCTGGCGCGGAGGCAACGACGAGGAGAAGGACGACGTGGAGGCGATGGTCGACCTGCACGAGATCGCTGGAATCCCGGTCCCGATGACGCCGGACGTCAACCGCATGGTCAAGAACCTCAAGGACGCAGGACTGGCGATCCCTCGGCGGAAGACCGGCAAGAAGACACCCGCGGTCATCAACATCGCGCCGGCCTGA
- a CDS encoding helix-turn-helix domain-containing protein produces the protein MSIQLMIAAAYLPPDVLSQSQKLALMKIADSADDETRLARPGLTRLAAWVGVTDKRAITIVTELIAKGLVERVEIGKASRAAVYRVFPLGVPPTPTTLELKERLEARKAAPKNANKARPGVTRSAPAKPAMTYQDIENREAARREKVESSQVEAGFHAGNPGEEAGFHAGNPDGQDDRVSPVEPGEFHGGNPLGSSGGTPSFPGSSSVLPFPPTPTADAAGEPVSAPTDGSASEHGEPSRGCTKHRGRPAASCRGCGTNLRAGRRREQVEAKEEEHREHGRFWDEWHEDAARRRQRVEEHPEATEDARRAAREAVRARRDGGQRKT, from the coding sequence GTGTCCATCCAACTGATGATCGCTGCGGCGTACTTGCCGCCTGACGTGCTCAGCCAGAGCCAGAAACTCGCCCTCATGAAGATCGCGGACAGTGCCGACGACGAGACGCGCCTCGCACGCCCCGGCCTTACCCGCCTCGCGGCCTGGGTCGGCGTGACCGACAAGCGCGCCATCACCATCGTCACGGAGCTGATAGCCAAAGGGCTTGTCGAGCGCGTGGAGATCGGCAAGGCGTCACGCGCTGCGGTTTACCGGGTCTTCCCTCTCGGGGTACCGCCCACGCCGACCACGCTGGAACTCAAGGAGCGACTGGAGGCCCGCAAGGCCGCTCCGAAGAACGCCAACAAGGCCCGCCCCGGAGTGACGCGTTCGGCGCCCGCAAAGCCTGCGATGACCTATCAGGACATCGAAAACCGTGAGGCCGCCCGCCGAGAGAAGGTCGAATCTTCGCAGGTCGAGGCTGGGTTCCACGCGGGGAACCCAGGTGAGGAGGCAGGGTTCCACGCGGGGAACCCAGATGGGCAGGACGACCGGGTTTCACCGGTGGAACCCGGTGAGTTTCACGGGGGGAACCCACTGGGTTCCAGCGGTGGAACCCCTTCCTTTCCTGGTTCTTCCTCTGTCCTTCCTTTCCCCCCTACCCCCACGGCTGACGCCGCAGGGGAGCCCGTGTCCGCTCCAACAGACGGCTCTGCCTCGGAGCACGGGGAGCCATCAAGGGGCTGCACGAAGCACCGAGGGCGCCCCGCTGCCTCCTGTCGTGGGTGCGGCACCAACCTGCGCGCGGGACGCCGGAGGGAGCAGGTGGAGGCCAAGGAGGAGGAGCACCGGGAGCACGGGCGCTTCTGGGATGAGTGGCACGAGGACGCCGCCAGGCGCCGCCAACGGGTCGAGGAGCACCCGGAGGCGACCGAAGACGCGCGCAGAGCTGCGCGCGAGGCCGTACGGGCGCGAAGGGACGGCGGCCAGCGAAAAACTTAG
- a CDS encoding DNA cytosine methyltransferase — protein sequence MATFIDLLCGAGGSSTGLVEAGHELILGINHWRLAIETHAANHPKCEHAVMSLTDGFPMRMLPNADALWASVICTEISPAGGKPRETNQLDLLDLLQEERDEWESLTKDAFEATRVTAWCVVRAAEAKRFKAIVVENVVEFGLDWILFMTWLQAMELLGYRYQIVCVSSAHVGDDVNLRAPQWRDRMYVVFTLKTMRKPDLEPRPLAPCVDCGEDVHAVQSWTKTEGLRIGKYRRDYIYRCPNTRCRHAMVEPYVRPASDIIDFSDLGKRIGDRKKPLADTTMDRIRAGRRKFPWRPYSISLTHGKDGGDRAYAVEDRPMPARTVKQGDALLVPTGGSWNTDAVPLNVPMRTRTTRESEALLTMDPFIIEYRNHATASPASDPLSVVTAQGNHHGLVTHADTVPDRARNTLVVPYRKAAVKTAAEPVHTLSTRDSAALVQNAPDINDCYFRMLKPREQLEGQRFPAKYVVYGNQAEQTAQAGNAVSVNVARWIGQRLEPVL from the coding sequence ATGGCCACCTTTATCGACCTGCTGTGCGGTGCCGGCGGCAGTAGCACCGGGCTCGTCGAAGCCGGGCACGAACTGATCCTCGGTATCAACCATTGGCGCTTGGCGATCGAGACGCACGCTGCCAACCACCCCAAGTGCGAACACGCCGTCATGAGCCTCACCGACGGCTTCCCGATGCGCATGCTGCCCAATGCCGACGCCCTATGGGCATCTGTCATCTGCACCGAGATCAGCCCCGCGGGCGGGAAGCCCCGAGAGACGAACCAGCTGGACCTGCTGGACCTGTTGCAAGAGGAACGCGACGAGTGGGAGTCCCTGACCAAGGACGCCTTCGAGGCAACCCGCGTCACCGCCTGGTGCGTCGTACGAGCCGCTGAGGCGAAGCGGTTCAAGGCCATCGTCGTCGAGAACGTTGTCGAATTCGGCCTCGACTGGATCCTGTTCATGACGTGGCTCCAAGCCATGGAACTGCTCGGATACCGGTACCAGATCGTGTGCGTCAGCAGTGCCCACGTCGGTGACGACGTCAACCTGCGCGCCCCACAGTGGCGTGACCGGATGTACGTGGTCTTCACCCTCAAGACCATGCGCAAGCCCGACCTGGAGCCCAGGCCGCTCGCTCCCTGCGTCGACTGCGGTGAGGACGTGCACGCGGTCCAGTCGTGGACCAAGACCGAGGGCCTGCGCATCGGGAAGTACCGGCGCGACTACATCTACCGCTGCCCCAACACCCGCTGCCGCCACGCCATGGTCGAACCGTACGTACGCCCGGCCAGCGACATCATCGACTTCAGCGACCTCGGGAAACGGATCGGCGACCGCAAGAAGCCCCTCGCGGACACCACCATGGACCGCATCCGCGCGGGCCGTCGCAAGTTCCCCTGGCGCCCCTACTCGATCTCGCTCACCCACGGCAAGGACGGTGGGGACAGGGCGTACGCAGTCGAGGACCGGCCCATGCCCGCGCGGACGGTGAAACAGGGCGACGCGCTCCTGGTGCCGACCGGCGGCTCATGGAACACCGACGCCGTCCCCCTCAACGTGCCAATGCGTACTCGCACCACCCGCGAGAGCGAAGCCCTCCTGACGATGGACCCGTTCATCATCGAGTACCGCAACCACGCCACCGCCAGCCCCGCGAGCGACCCGCTCAGCGTCGTCACCGCACAGGGCAACCACCACGGCCTTGTCACCCACGCCGACACAGTGCCCGACCGCGCGCGGAACACCCTCGTCGTGCCGTACCGCAAAGCCGCGGTGAAGACGGCCGCCGAACCCGTCCATACCCTCTCCACCCGCGACTCGGCCGCTCTGGTGCAAAACGCCCCGGACATCAACGACTGCTACTTCCGGATGCTCAAGCCCCGCGAACAGCTCGAAGGGCAGCGGTTCCCCGCCAAGTACGTCGTCTACGGCAACCAGGCTGAGCAGACCGCGCAGGCAGGCAACGCGGTCTCGGTCAACGTCGCTCGGTGGATCGGCCAGCGATTGGAGCCCGTCCTGTGA